The Geotalea uraniireducens Rf4 genome window below encodes:
- the kdpA gene encoding potassium-transporting ATPase subunit KdpA: MNPYEWLETILFFVVLLALIKPFGTYMAKVFQGERTLLSPVFVPCENLLYRICGVDKDDEMGWKRYACAMLLFNLVFAVSLFAMLLLQGILPLNPQKLPAFSWPLALNTAISFTTNTNWQNYGGEAAASYFTQMFGFAVHNFTSAATGIVIAIAAIRGLVRRKSSALGNFWVDTTRCTLYILLPLSLIAAIFLVSQGVIQNFSPYKTVPLVQATSFEKPRLDAKGTPIKDAKGNPVTESVTVKEVTIPMGPVASQEAIKELGTNGGGFFNANSAHPFENPTPLSNIFEVFLILLISGGLTYTFGRMAGNTRQGWALLAVMLAILILAIGVFYRAESSGNPLVAKLGVHGINMEGKETRFGLAGSALFATATTGTSCGAVNTMHDSLTPIGGMVPLSLILLSEVIFGGVGTGLYTMLAFVVIAVFVAGLMIGRTPEYLGKKIEVREMWMSITTVLASGILVLIFSGIAMILPAGVSSMNNSGAHGLSEVLYAFASMSNNNGSAFAGLNGNTLFYNLTGAVAMLLGRFVPAVAVLAMAGGLAEKKYVPPSLGTLPTDQAPFALWLTLVILIVGALTFFPALAMGPIAEQLIMMR, translated from the coding sequence ATGAACCCGTATGAATGGCTGGAAACGATTCTCTTTTTCGTCGTCCTGCTGGCGCTGATAAAGCCCTTTGGCACTTACATGGCCAAAGTCTTCCAGGGAGAGCGGACCCTCCTGTCGCCCGTCTTTGTCCCCTGCGAGAATCTCCTCTATCGGATCTGCGGGGTGGACAAGGACGATGAGATGGGGTGGAAGCGCTATGCCTGTGCCATGCTCCTCTTTAACCTGGTGTTCGCCGTGAGCCTCTTTGCGATGCTGCTCCTCCAGGGAATTTTGCCCCTCAATCCGCAGAAATTACCGGCATTTTCCTGGCCACTGGCGCTCAATACAGCCATCAGCTTCACGACCAACACCAACTGGCAGAATTACGGCGGTGAAGCGGCCGCCAGCTACTTCACCCAGATGTTCGGCTTCGCGGTGCACAACTTTACCTCCGCCGCCACCGGCATCGTCATAGCGATTGCCGCAATCCGCGGTCTGGTGCGGCGCAAGAGCTCCGCCCTCGGAAATTTCTGGGTGGATACGACCAGGTGCACCCTCTACATCCTCCTGCCGCTTTCGCTCATTGCCGCAATATTCCTGGTCTCCCAGGGGGTGATCCAGAACTTCTCCCCATATAAAACGGTGCCGCTCGTGCAGGCAACCAGCTTTGAGAAACCGCGGCTGGACGCCAAGGGGACCCCCATCAAGGATGCCAAGGGAAATCCGGTGACCGAGAGCGTGACGGTCAAGGAAGTCACCATTCCCATGGGGCCGGTCGCCTCCCAGGAGGCGATCAAGGAGCTCGGCACCAACGGCGGCGGCTTCTTCAACGCCAACTCGGCCCACCCCTTCGAAAACCCGACGCCCCTCTCCAACATCTTCGAGGTCTTCCTGATCCTCCTCATCTCCGGCGGGCTCACCTATACCTTCGGCCGCATGGCCGGGAATACCCGTCAGGGATGGGCGCTCCTGGCGGTGATGCTGGCCATCCTCATCCTGGCGATAGGCGTTTTCTACCGGGCGGAGAGTAGCGGCAACCCGCTGGTGGCGAAGCTCGGCGTGCACGGCATCAACATGGAAGGGAAGGAGACCCGCTTCGGCCTGGCAGGGAGCGCCCTCTTCGCCACTGCCACCACCGGCACCTCCTGCGGCGCGGTCAACACCATGCACGATTCCCTCACCCCGATCGGCGGCATGGTGCCGCTCTCCCTGATCCTCCTCTCCGAGGTGATTTTCGGCGGAGTCGGCACGGGGCTTTACACCATGCTCGCCTTCGTGGTGATCGCAGTTTTCGTCGCCGGGCTGATGATCGGCCGCACCCCCGAATACCTCGGCAAGAAGATCGAGGTGCGGGAGATGTGGATGTCGATCACTACCGTCCTCGCCTCCGGCATCCTGGTCCTCATCTTCTCGGGGATTGCCATGATCCTGCCGGCCGGGGTCTCCTCCATGAATAACTCCGGCGCCCACGGCCTCTCCGAGGTGCTCTACGCCTTTGCCTCCATGTCCAACAACAACGGCAGCGCCTTCGCCGGGCTGAACGGCAACACCCTCTTCTACAATCTGACCGGCGCGGTGGCCATGTTACTGGGCCGCTTTGTCCCGGCGGTGGCGGTGCTCGCCATGGCCGGCGGCCTGGCGGAGAAAAAATACGTACCACCCAGCCTCGGCACCCTTCCCACCGATCAGGCGCCTTTTGCCCTCTGGCTGACGCTGGTCATCCTGATCGTCGGCGCGCTCACCTTTTTCCCGGCCCTGGCCATGGGGCCGATCGCCGAACAATTGATTATGATGCGGTAG
- a CDS encoding IS3-like element ISGur10 family transposase (programmed frameshift), translating to MAPEDLTRQQQELTTSPPDPEVAEKPVRRRFTAKYKLDILNQVDSCTKPGSLAALLRREGLYASNLNTWRRQRDEGSLAALTPKQRGRKALKPDPMAVENERLRKEITRLAKRLKQAELIIDVQKKGLADPGDHLGYAARERERLMEAVEILAPDVGTDPACKALGVSRAGLYRRRAISKTAPRVPQKRPVPPRTLPSEERQAVLDILHSERFQDKAPHEVYATLLDEGAYHCSIRTMYRILEENAEVKERRNQLRHPDYKKPELLATAPNQVWSWDITKLMGPAKWSYFYLYVILDIFSRYVVGWMVATCESSELAKRLFKETCEKQVIQKGQLTIHADRGSSMKSKPVAFLFADLGITKTHSRPYTSDDNPYSEAQFKTLKYQPDFPERFGSIEDARSFCQTFFPWYNQEHKHSGISLLTPEVVHYGRAEEVIRSRQTVLTAAYAAHPERFVRKIPLHKPLPEAAWINPPKPATS from the exons ATGGCCCCCGAAGATTTAACTCGGCAACAGCAGGAATTGACTACCTCACCGCCTGACCCGGAGGTAGCGGAAAAGCCTGTACGCAGGCGTTTCACGGCTAAGTACAAACTTGACATCCTAAACCAAGTCGACTCTTGCACCAAGCCCGGTAGCCTGGCAGCGCTATTACGTCGAGAGGGGCTTTATGCTTCCAACCTCAACACCTGGCGCCGCCAGCGGGATGAAGGAAGCCTTGCGGCGCTTACGCCCAAGCAGAGGGGCCGTAAAGCGCTAAAGCCCGATCCCATGGCCGTCGAGAACGAGCGACTGCGCAAGGAGATTACCCGCCTTGCCAAACGCCTCAAACAGGCCGAGTTGATCATCGATGTCCAAAAAAAAG GTCTCGCAGATCCTGGGGATCACCTTGGATACGCCGCCAGAGAGCGAGAGCGACTGATGGAAGCTGTCGAAATACTTGCCCCTGATGTGGGCACCGATCCTGCCTGTAAAGCTCTTGGTGTTTCCCGTGCCGGGCTGTATCGCAGGCGCGCAATCAGCAAGACAGCGCCGCGTGTACCCCAAAAGCGCCCTGTGCCGCCACGGACCTTGCCATCAGAGGAAAGGCAGGCAGTACTCGATATTCTGCATTCCGAGCGCTTTCAGGACAAGGCACCCCATGAGGTGTATGCAACGCTTTTGGACGAAGGGGCCTATCACTGCTCGATCCGCACGATGTATCGAATTCTCGAAGAAAACGCCGAAGTCAAAGAGCGGAGAAATCAGTTGCGGCATCCCGACTACAAAAAGCCTGAGCTTCTGGCAACGGCCCCAAATCAAGTCTGGTCGTGGGATATTACCAAATTGATGGGGCCTGCTAAATGGTCCTATTTTTACCTCTATGTGATTCTCGATATCTTCAGCCGCTATGTGGTCGGCTGGATGGTTGCAACCTGCGAGTCGTCGGAACTGGCCAAACGGCTGTTCAAAGAAACGTGTGAGAAACAAGTCATCCAGAAAGGGCAGTTAACGATCCACGCCGATCGCGGCTCTTCCATGAAATCCAAGCCGGTAGCTTTTCTGTTTGCTGATCTGGGGATCACTAAAACGCACTCAAGGCCCTATACGAGCGACGACAACCCATATTCGGAAGCCCAATTTAAAACGCTGAAATATCAGCCTGATTTCCCGGAAAGATTCGGCAGTATAGAAGACGCAAGATCGTTCTGCCAAACCTTTTTCCCCTGGTATAACCAGGAACACAAGCATTCCGGCATCAGCCTACTTACACCTGAAGTAGTACATTACGGCAGAGCTGAGGAAGTCATCCGATCAAGGCAAACCGTGTTGACTGCTGCTTATGCAGCCCATCCTGAACGCTTCGTCAGGAAAATACCATTACATAAACCGTTACCGGAAGCGGCGTGGATCAACCCGCCAAAACCGGCCACTAGCTAA
- a CDS encoding IS3-like element ISGur5 family transposase (programmed frameshift), translating to MTYTQGFKSSLVRKMACPNGVSASALSREVGIPQQSLSRWLRDANVVNESGNSPISEAPWRTMSPKRPQDKSAEEKLKIVIEAETVAEDQLGAFLRRNGIHEAQLREWRAMMLSGLQKPSRPSSKTSEETRKIHALEKELLRKDKALAEAAAILILKKKGPIDLGGRGRAHGQEERQMIGQLIEEATHSGARLESAVVAIGLSIRTFQRWNLQDDGADRRHGPVAEPANKLAPSERQNIIDIANSPAFRDISPKQIVPQLADQGIYVASESSFYRVLKDDGLMTHREPSRPATSRKPKEHVATGPCQVWSWDITYLKSPILGQFFYLYMIMDVWSRKIVASTVFLKESNDYSARLFLKACIRLGINPEGLILHSDNGGPMKGATMLATLQRLGVIPSFSRPQVSDDNPFSEALFRTMKYRPGYPSRPFSSLAAAQTWVDGFVAWYNTEHLHSGIRFVTPDDRHFGREKAILLNRREIYEKARQQNPNRWSKNIRNWEPVETVYLNPEPTAEVELLDAA from the exons ATGACATACACACAAGGATTCAAATCCAGCCTGGTTCGCAAGATGGCCTGCCCTAATGGCGTCTCGGCCTCAGCTCTATCCCGAGAAGTGGGAATTCCCCAACAATCACTCTCTCGCTGGCTTCGAGACGCAAATGTCGTGAATGAATCTGGTAACTCCCCAATTTCTGAAGCACCATGGAGAACAATGTCCCCAAAGCGCCCACAAGACAAGTCTGCCGAAGAAAAGCTCAAAATCGTCATCGAAGCCGAGACGGTTGCCGAAGATCAACTTGGCGCCTTCCTGCGTCGCAATGGAATTCATGAAGCACAGTTACGCGAGTGGCGCGCCATGATGCTTTCGGGGCTGCAAAAACCGTCTCGGCCTTCCTCAAAAACATCAGAGGAAACTCGCAAAATTCATGCACTGGAAAAAGAATTACTGCGCAAAGATAAAGCATTGGCCGAGGCCGCCGCGATTTTGATCCTCAAAAAAAAAG GTCCAATCGATCTGGGGGGGCGAGGACGAGCCCACGGACAAGAGGAACGGCAGATGATCGGGCAACTTATTGAAGAGGCAACCCATTCCGGAGCGAGACTTGAATCGGCCGTTGTCGCCATCGGGCTGAGCATTCGCACGTTCCAGCGTTGGAATCTCCAGGATGACGGAGCAGATCGGCGACATGGGCCAGTCGCAGAACCGGCGAACAAGCTGGCTCCGTCGGAGCGGCAGAACATCATCGATATTGCAAACTCCCCGGCGTTTCGGGATATTTCGCCGAAACAGATCGTGCCGCAATTGGCCGATCAGGGAATATACGTGGCGTCGGAATCGAGTTTCTACCGGGTGCTCAAAGACGATGGGCTGATGACTCACCGGGAACCCTCCCGGCCCGCCACCAGCCGCAAGCCAAAAGAACATGTGGCTACCGGTCCTTGCCAGGTCTGGTCATGGGACATCACCTACTTGAAGAGCCCGATTCTTGGGCAGTTCTTTTATCTCTACATGATCATGGATGTCTGGAGCCGCAAGATCGTAGCGTCCACGGTGTTTTTAAAAGAATCCAATGACTATAGCGCCAGGCTGTTTCTGAAAGCCTGTATCAGGCTCGGCATCAATCCGGAAGGCCTGATTCTTCACTCCGACAACGGCGGCCCGATGAAAGGGGCGACCATGCTGGCTACTCTCCAGCGCCTGGGCGTAATTCCTTCCTTCAGCAGGCCACAGGTCAGTGACGACAACCCTTTCTCAGAAGCGCTGTTCCGAACCATGAAATATAGACCTGGTTATCCGAGTCGGCCTTTTTCAAGTCTGGCAGCGGCCCAGACTTGGGTTGATGGTTTCGTCGCTTGGTATAACACGGAGCATCTGCACAGCGGCATTCGCTTCGTCACCCCGGACGATCGCCACTTCGGCCGGGAGAAAGCCATCCTGTTAAACCGCCGGGAGATATACGAGAAGGCCCGGCAACAAAACCCAAACCGCTGGTCAAAAAACATCCGAAACTGGGAGCCAGTGGAAACAGTTTATCTTAACCCTGAACCAACGGCGGAAGTCGAACTTCTTGACGCCGCATAA
- a CDS encoding peroxiredoxin family protein, whose amino-acid sequence MRKSVIKGIFSSALSAVSSIGARSLEPGEKAPPFEAPSTSGVVRLADYLGKRNVLLAFYFVDFTPTUTDEMRAFQRDLSRFEGLNVQVLGVSPDSPATHDEFSARHGITFPLISDEKGAVQRQYAPGRVTFIIDKAGIVRFIQKGVPDNELLLGELEKLET is encoded by the coding sequence ATGCGGAAATCCGTCATCAAGGGAATCTTCAGTTCGGCTCTGTCGGCTGTCAGCAGCATCGGCGCCCGCTCTCTGGAGCCGGGGGAAAAGGCTCCCCCCTTCGAGGCCCCCTCGACCAGCGGAGTGGTGCGGCTGGCCGATTACCTGGGGAAGCGGAACGTGCTGCTTGCCTTCTATTTCGTCGACTTCACCCCGACCTGAACGGATGAGATGCGGGCCTTTCAGCGGGACCTCTCCCGCTTCGAAGGCCTCAACGTCCAGGTCCTGGGCGTAAGTCCCGACAGCCCCGCCACCCACGATGAATTCAGCGCCAGGCACGGCATCACCTTTCCCCTCATCTCCGACGAGAAAGGGGCGGTGCAGAGGCAGTACGCTCCCGGCCGCGTCACCTTCATCATCGACAAGGCCGGAATCGTCCGTTTCATCCAGAAGGGGGTGCCGGACAACGAGCTGCTCCTCGGGGAACTGGAAAAACTCGAGACTTGA
- a CDS encoding tRNA-uridine aminocarboxypropyltransferase yields the protein MGSRSKRSERCPRCRMHVPLCICRSIPRYALDTRLVLVMHHREHIKTTATGPLALEALPNSELRIHGHRDRPLDFSDLDIPDRRTLLLYPGDDVPVLSRSLLEQDNRPVTLVVPDGNWRQASRMGRRLPGLEHAEMVRLPEGPLTRWGIRREAHPQGLATFEAIARALGIIESPAVQAGMEDLFRLMVQTTLHSRGCPVV from the coding sequence ATGGGTTCCAGATCAAAACGAAGCGAACGTTGCCCGCGGTGCCGAATGCACGTTCCCCTGTGCATTTGCCGATCGATTCCCCGGTATGCCCTCGATACCCGTCTCGTCCTCGTGATGCACCATCGCGAGCACATAAAGACCACTGCGACCGGTCCACTTGCCCTTGAAGCTCTGCCCAACAGCGAATTGCGCATTCACGGTCATCGGGACCGGCCGCTAGATTTCAGCGATCTCGACATTCCCGACCGGAGAACGCTTCTCCTCTACCCGGGAGATGACGTTCCGGTACTGAGCAGGAGTTTACTGGAGCAGGACAACCGGCCCGTCACCCTCGTGGTTCCTGACGGCAACTGGCGTCAGGCCTCCAGAATGGGACGGAGGCTTCCAGGACTTGAGCACGCGGAAATGGTCCGGCTTCCGGAAGGACCTCTGACCCGGTGGGGAATCCGAAGAGAGGCCCACCCGCAGGGCCTGGCGACATTCGAAGCCATTGCCAGGGCCCTCGGCATCATTGAATCACCTGCTGTTCAGGCGGGCATGGAAGATCTCTTTCGCCTCATGGTGCAAACAACACTCCATTCACGAGGATGCCCGGTCGTATAG
- a CDS encoding RHS repeat-associated core domain-containing protein: protein MTDGSGKTTYNYDLSGRVTRTVKTVDNVDYTIVKSYDGMGRLNNITYPDGESVDYHYDAAGNLFDISGYAEYDEYNALGQPGKLYYGNGIVTSYWYYPQNYRLFAMKADQLQNSLLYRTYNYDSKGNMIDLNDLVNPSIPHNLTYGSVGYTLDPTRAHAVQTASTAPGRVYQYDDNGNMTSDGQRTVTYTPDNLPKTATMNGVTTTFIYDGNGKRVKKLNSNTRMYIGKLYECINGNCGNYIFAGNTRIARNFQGSTIYYHPDHLGSTAITTDDYGNKVEDIYYYPYGETRLDSKPIGGMTHKYTAQELDYETGLYNYGARLYDPDIGRFISPDSIVPSPGNPQSLNRYAYALNNPVKYRDPSGHSPRSCALGFCSTVVNTAAVYAAPTGVGGAIVKGTGIGLSLLSMGNAYYEHKTGTMSDFDYKATMGLESLNLLSVGSAAAAAKIGRNIETVVETAEVADRSIATMTRAAGVPLFTKDVFETYGEHSSSTAKGNAFDQSLLGSGQIDGSLSYLLSQSPMPDLPSIPTYTLPTYDFNSWYQNYTPGNNSTSGNTGSTSDNSGSTTGNSGSSGGGSDDDGGDDGDAGGDWW from the coding sequence ATGACAGACGGTTCCGGGAAGACCACCTACAATTATGACCTCTCCGGCAGGGTGACAAGAACCGTCAAAACGGTAGACAACGTCGACTATACCATTGTGAAATCCTATGACGGCATGGGAAGGTTGAACAACATCACTTACCCGGATGGCGAATCCGTTGATTACCATTACGACGCGGCTGGCAACCTGTTCGACATCAGCGGCTATGCGGAATACGACGAGTACAACGCCCTCGGCCAGCCAGGCAAACTCTACTATGGCAACGGCATCGTCACCAGTTACTGGTACTATCCGCAAAATTACCGCCTTTTTGCCATGAAGGCCGATCAGCTGCAGAATAGTCTGCTTTACCGCACCTACAACTATGACAGCAAGGGGAATATGATTGACCTGAATGACCTTGTCAATCCCTCCATCCCGCATAACCTTACTTATGGCTCGGTCGGCTATACCCTTGATCCGACCCGTGCCCATGCCGTTCAGACCGCCTCGACCGCACCCGGTAGGGTCTACCAGTACGACGACAACGGCAATATGACATCCGACGGCCAGAGGACGGTAACGTATACCCCGGACAACTTGCCGAAAACTGCTACCATGAACGGTGTCACAACGACGTTCATTTATGACGGCAACGGAAAAAGGGTGAAAAAGTTAAACTCGAATACAAGGATGTACATCGGTAAATTGTACGAATGCATCAATGGTAACTGCGGCAATTACATCTTTGCCGGAAATACCAGAATTGCGAGGAACTTCCAGGGTTCGACCATATATTACCACCCTGACCACCTTGGAAGTACGGCGATTACGACCGATGACTACGGCAACAAGGTGGAGGACATCTACTACTACCCTTACGGCGAAACAAGGCTGGACAGCAAGCCAATAGGTGGCATGACTCATAAGTACACCGCCCAGGAGCTGGATTATGAAACAGGACTCTATAACTACGGTGCAAGACTTTATGACCCCGATATTGGGCGGTTTATTTCTCCCGATAGTATCGTGCCTAGTCCGGGGAACCCGCAGAGTCTGAACAGGTATGCTTATGCGCTGAATAATCCGGTCAAATACAGAGACCCTAGCGGCCATTCGCCCAGGTCTTGCGCATTGGGGTTCTGTAGCACTGTTGTTAATACAGCGGCAGTTTATGCAGCTCCGACCGGCGTTGGTGGTGCCATTGTTAAAGGTACTGGAATTGGCTTGTCTTTATTATCAATGGGGAATGCGTATTATGAGCACAAAACTGGAACTATGTCGGACTTTGATTACAAAGCAACTATGGGGCTGGAATCACTCAATCTTCTTAGTGTTGGAAGCGCTGCAGCTGCGGCAAAGATAGGAAGAAACATTGAAACAGTTGTTGAAACTGCAGAAGTTGCGGACAGGTCAATCGCTACAATGACTCGCGCCGCTGGAGTTCCTTTATTTACAAAAGATGTTTTTGAGACTTATGGTGAACATTCTTCATCGACTGCTAAAGGTAATGCATTCGACCAATCCCTTTTGGGTTCTGGTCAAATTGATGGTAGTTTGTCTTATCTGTTATCTCAATCGCCTATGCCCGATTTACCTTCAATTCCTACTTATACTTTACCGACTTATGATTTCAACAGTTGGTATCAAAACTACACACCTGGCAATAATTCGACTTCTGGTAATACTGGCTCTACATCCGATAATTCTGGTTCAACGACTGGTAATTCAGGTTCTTCGGGCGGTGGGTCTGATGATGATGGTGGAGATGATGGTGATGCTGGAGGTGATTGGTGGTGA
- the kdpC gene encoding potassium-transporting ATPase subunit KdpC, with product MKEIKPAILFFIVFTILCGGVYPAVVTSIAHAVFPKQAKGSFITDKSGREIGSALIGQPFSDARYFWPRPSATTDFGYNPMTSGGSNSGPTNPDFLKTVGDRVKSLHDTGITGNIPADLVEASASGLDPHITPEAAKVQVPRVAKARGMTMEELKKLVDARTEDRQLGFLGEQRVNVLELNLELDKLSR from the coding sequence ATGAAAGAGATAAAACCCGCCATTCTGTTCTTTATCGTCTTTACCATCCTGTGCGGGGGAGTTTACCCGGCCGTCGTCACTAGCATCGCCCATGCAGTCTTCCCCAAACAGGCCAAGGGGAGCTTCATCACCGACAAGAGCGGGCGGGAGATCGGTTCTGCACTCATCGGCCAGCCATTCTCCGATGCGCGATACTTCTGGCCCCGTCCTTCCGCCACCACAGATTTCGGATACAACCCGATGACTTCCGGCGGCTCCAACTCAGGGCCGACCAACCCCGATTTCCTCAAGACCGTTGGCGACCGGGTAAAATCGCTCCATGACACCGGCATTACCGGCAACATCCCGGCCGACCTGGTGGAGGCCTCGGCCAGCGGCCTCGATCCTCACATTACGCCGGAAGCGGCCAAAGTACAGGTCCCCCGTGTCGCCAAGGCGCGCGGAATGACGATGGAAGAGCTCAAAAAGCTCGTCGACGCCCGGACAGAGGACCGCCAGCTCGGCTTTTTAGGGGAGCAGCGGGTGAATGTGCTTGAATTGAACCTGGAACTGGATAAACTTTCACGATGA
- the kdpB gene encoding potassium-transporting ATPase subunit KdpB, whose product MTKHAPQPISIFDPRIMRPALLDSFKKLDPRTLWRNPVMFAVEISSSITLITFIMSLTGKSHEPAWFTGLVSLWLWLTVLFATFAEALAEGRGKARAASLRKTRTEVKAKRLKRAEFGSPYEIVGANELRKDDCILVETHDMIAGDGDVVAGAALVNEAAVTGESAPVVRESGGDRSAVTGGTEVLASSIIVRITANPGETFLDRMISLIEGAKRRKTPNEIALEVLLIALTFVFLLVVANMSPLSIYSVKAAGQGTPVSLTVLVALFVCLAPTTIAALLPAIGIAGMDRLFQKNVIALSGRAIEAAGDVNVLLLDKTGTITLGNREAVAFVPVGGHTEQELAEAVLTASLSDETPEGRSIVTLAKQKYSQKLEVLPADAENIAFSPDTRLSGVNLGGKQYRKGAADSVVAFVGNLGGNIPKDLAGKVDEIARAGSTPLVVSCDTEVLGVVNLKDILKGGIQERFQQLRSMGIKTVMITGDNPLTAAAIAAEAQVDDFLAQAKPEDKLRLIRENQEAGYMVAMTGDGTNDAPALAQADVAVAMNTGTQSAKEAANIIDLDSNPTKLLDIVEIGKQILMTRGNLTTFSISNDIAKYFAIIPAAIISIYPQLNALNVMRLASPYSAILSAVIFNAVIIPLLIPLALKGTKYRPMPAQKLLIYNLLIYGVGGIIAPFVGIKGIDLAIGLFV is encoded by the coding sequence ATGACGAAACATGCCCCGCAACCCATATCCATCTTTGATCCGCGGATCATGCGACCCGCCCTGCTCGATTCATTCAAGAAGCTCGACCCGCGCACCCTATGGCGCAATCCGGTCATGTTCGCCGTGGAAATCAGCAGCAGCATCACCCTGATCACGTTCATCATGTCGCTCACGGGAAAAAGCCATGAGCCTGCCTGGTTCACCGGTCTAGTGTCACTGTGGCTCTGGCTGACCGTCCTCTTCGCCACCTTTGCCGAGGCGCTGGCGGAAGGGCGCGGCAAGGCACGCGCCGCCAGCTTGCGGAAAACCCGCACCGAGGTCAAGGCCAAGCGTCTGAAAAGGGCCGAGTTCGGAAGCCCATACGAGATCGTCGGCGCGAACGAGCTCCGCAAGGACGACTGTATCCTTGTGGAAACCCACGACATGATCGCCGGTGACGGCGACGTCGTTGCCGGAGCGGCGCTGGTCAACGAAGCGGCGGTGACCGGAGAATCGGCGCCGGTGGTGCGCGAGTCGGGAGGCGACCGGAGTGCCGTCACCGGCGGCACCGAGGTGCTCGCCAGCTCCATTATCGTCAGGATAACCGCCAATCCCGGCGAGACCTTCCTCGACCGGATGATCTCCCTCATCGAGGGGGCCAAGCGGCGCAAGACACCCAACGAGATCGCCCTGGAGGTCCTCCTCATTGCCCTCACCTTCGTCTTCCTCCTGGTGGTGGCGAACATGAGCCCCCTCTCCATTTACAGCGTGAAGGCCGCCGGCCAGGGGACGCCCGTCTCTCTCACAGTCCTCGTCGCCCTCTTCGTCTGCCTGGCGCCGACCACCATCGCCGCGCTCCTCCCCGCCATCGGCATCGCAGGGATGGACCGGCTCTTCCAGAAGAACGTCATCGCCCTGTCGGGCAGGGCCATCGAAGCGGCCGGAGACGTGAACGTGCTCCTCCTCGACAAAACCGGCACCATCACCCTGGGGAACCGGGAAGCGGTGGCTTTCGTCCCGGTAGGGGGGCATACCGAACAGGAACTGGCCGAGGCAGTTCTCACAGCTTCGCTGTCCGATGAAACCCCGGAAGGACGCAGCATCGTAACGCTGGCGAAACAGAAATACAGCCAGAAGCTTGAGGTCCTCCCTGCTGATGCCGAAAACATAGCATTCAGCCCTGACACCCGTCTCTCCGGCGTGAACCTGGGAGGCAAGCAGTATCGTAAAGGTGCAGCAGACTCCGTCGTCGCCTTTGTCGGGAATCTTGGGGGGAACATCCCCAAGGATCTGGCAGGCAAGGTGGACGAGATCGCCCGCGCCGGGTCCACACCTCTGGTTGTCAGCTGCGACACAGAGGTTCTGGGGGTCGTAAACCTCAAAGACATCCTGAAAGGGGGGATCCAGGAGCGGTTCCAGCAGCTGCGGAGCATGGGGATCAAGACGGTGATGATCACCGGCGACAACCCATTGACCGCCGCAGCCATTGCCGCCGAGGCACAGGTGGACGACTTCCTGGCCCAGGCGAAGCCGGAGGACAAGCTGCGGCTCATAAGAGAGAACCAGGAGGCCGGCTACATGGTGGCCATGACCGGCGACGGCACGAACGACGCCCCGGCCCTGGCGCAAGCGGACGTGGCGGTGGCGATGAACACCGGCACCCAGTCGGCTAAAGAGGCCGCAAACATCATCGACCTGGACTCTAACCCGACCAAGCTCCTCGACATCGTGGAGATCGGCAAGCAGATCCTCATGACCCGCGGGAACCTGACCACCTTCAGCATCTCCAACGACATCGCCAAGTACTTCGCCATCATCCCGGCGGCGATCATCTCCATCTACCCGCAGCTGAATGCGCTCAACGTCATGCGGCTGGCCAGCCCTTACAGCGCCATTCTGTCTGCTGTCATCTTCAACGCCGTGATCATTCCGCTCCTCATCCCGCTGGCGCTCAAAGGGACCAAGTACCGCCCCATGCCGGCGCAAAAGCTCCTGATCTACAACCTCCTCATCTACGGGGTCGGGGGGATCATCGCGCCGTTCGTGGGGATCAAGGGTATAGACCTGGCAATAGGGCTGTTTGTGTAA